Proteins encoded by one window of Cannabis sativa cultivar Pink pepper isolate KNU-18-1 chromosome 4, ASM2916894v1, whole genome shotgun sequence:
- the LOC115714145 gene encoding trihelix transcription factor DF1: MLENSTLPENLTATNPENGEVGGSSELAPVGLGEEERVGAEDGDRNWLGNRWPRQETLALLDIRSDMDAKFRDSSIKAPLWEEVSRKMSEHGFNRSAKKCKEKFENIYKYHKRTRDGRSGKSNGKAYRFFEQLEALDHHSFDHPFPPSGDQVNTSLGESKTTAGTTRTSPSNVVINAIPCSVHKPASNLGDSSPSNISSSSEESKGMRKEKKRLTQFFERLMKEVTDSQEKLQRKFIETLEKCEQDRLAREEVWKKQELERIKRESDLLVQERSIAAAKDAAVLAFLKKFSEQTEPFQFPEYPIVSVEKDVDKQEKNHSGNDEQTCLDNQEKFNNNKKFVQVSSSRWPKDEVDALIRLRTNLDTQYQDNGPKGPLWEDISAAMRKLGYNRSSKRCKEKWENINKYFKRVKDSNKRRVEDSKTCPYFHQLDALYNKKTKKVDDPENTGYDMRPEELLMHMMGGQEQQQQPAEPATENCESENLSQNHEGDNEIVDKDGYKDTANPSSMEIMG; encoded by the exons ATGCTGGAAAATTCAACTTTGCCGGAAAATCTAACTGCCACCAACCCGGAAAATGGGGAGGTTGGTGGCTCAAGTGAGCTGGCCCCAGTTGGGCtaggagaggaagagagagtgggaGCTGAAGATGGTGACCGGAACTGGTTAGGTAACCGGTGGCCTCGCCAAGAGACTTTGGCTTTGTTAGACATAAGGTCTGATATGGATGCCAAGTTTAGAGACTCAAGCATCAAAGCTCCACTTTGGGAAGAGGTTTCCAG GAAAATGAGTGAGCATGGATTCAATCGAAGTGCCAAGAAATGTAAGGAGAAGTTTGAGAACATCTATAAGTACCATAAAAGAACTAGAGATGGTAGGTCTGGGAAATCCAATGGAAAGGCTTATCGGTTTTTTGAGCAATTAGAGGCTTTAGATCACCACTCATTTGATCATCCTTTTCCTCCTTCCGGGGACCAAGTTAACACTTCATTAGGAGAATCTAAAACAACTGCGGGGACAACAAGAACGAGTCCTAGTAATGTTGTTATCAATGCTATCCCATGTTCTGTTCATAAGCCAGCTTCAAATTTAGGTGATAGTTCGCCTTCTAACATTTCTTCTTCGAGCGAAGAATCTAAAGGTATGCGTAAGGAGAAGAAGAGATTGACTCAGTTTTTTGAGAGGCTAATGAAGGAAGTGACAGATAGTCAAGAGAAGCTACAAAGGAAGTTCATTGAAACATTAGAGAAGTGCGAGCAGGATCGGTTAGCAAGGGAAGAGGTGTGGAAGAAGCAAGAATTGGAGAGAATTAAAAGAGAAAGCGATTTGCTGGTTCAAGAAAGGTCCATTGCAGCTGCAAAGGATGCTGCTGTGCTTGCATTCTTGAAGAAGTTTTCAGAACAAACTGAACCATTTCAATTTCCTGAGTACCCAATTGTGAGTGTGGAGAAAGATGTGGATAAGCAGGAAAAGAATCATAGTGGAAATGATGAACAGACATGTTTGGACAATCAAGAAAAGTTCAACAATAATAAGAAGTTTGTACAGGTTAGTTCGTCTCGGTGGCCTAAAGATGAAGTTGATGCTTTGATTAGGCTGAGAACTAATCTCGATACACAGTATCAAGATAATGGACCTAAAGGACCACTATGGGAGGATATTTCGGCAGCCATGAGAAAGCTTGGTTACAACCGGAGTTCAAAGAGGTGTAAAGAGAAATGGGAAAACATAAACAAATACTTCAAGAGGGTGAAAGACAGCAATAAGAGAAGGGTTGAAGATTCAAAGACTTGTCCTTATTTCCACCAACTCGATGCTTTATACAATAAGAAGACTAAAAAAGTCGATGACCCGGAGAATACTGGGTACGATATGAGACCTGAGGAGCTCCTTATGCACATGATGGGTGGGCAGGAACAGCAACAACAGCCTGCTGAACCTGCTACTGAGAATTGTGAAAGTGAGAATCTCAGTCAAAATCATGAAGGAGACAATGAAATAGTAGACAAAGATGGTTATAAAGATACAGCTAATCCTTCTTCCATGGAAATTATGGGTTAG
- the LOC115714903 gene encoding E3 ubiquitin-protein ligase UPL4-like isoform X2 produces MNSTNSSAKTGDHDMDTTSSASASSRSEGEPEKDSTYGSCDSDDAEQRHSKLRDYQRRRTSGDREKFKRILLVLNEETEESGQLVVFTKLCEVLSFCTENSLSSMTADSIISLSCFLLRHDAVPALCQRLMAIKYLDVAEQCLQALEKISWEQPLACLQNYKQS; encoded by the exons ATGAATTCTACTAATTCTAGTGCTAAAACCGGTGACCATGATATGGATACTACATCTTCTGCTTCGGCCTCTAGCCGGTCTGAGGGAGAGCCCGAAAAGGATTCAACATATGGGTCTTGTGACTCTGATGATGCAGAGCAAAGACACTCTAAGCTTAGAGACTATCAGAGGCGAAGAACTTCTGGTGATCGTGAAAAATTCAAGAGGATCTTATTAGTTTTGAATGAAGAAACAGAGGAGTCTGGGCAGTTAGTCGTGTTTACAAAGCTATGTGAAGTGTTGTCATTTTGTACAGAGAATTCACTTTCTAGCATGACAGCTGACTCCATTATCTCCTTATCTT GTTTTCTGCTCCGACATGATGCAGTTCCTGCTCTTTGTCAAAGACTGATGGCAATTAAATACTTGGATGTGGCGGAGCAG TGTCTGCAAGCATTGGAGAAAATATCGTGGGAGCAGCCACTCGCTTGTTTGCAG AATTACAAACAGAGTTAG
- the LOC115714903 gene encoding E3 ubiquitin-protein ligase UPL4-like isoform X1, producing MNSTNSSAKTGDHDMDTTSSASASSRSEGEPEKDSTYGSCDSDDAEQRHSKLRDYQRRRTSGDREKFKRILLVLNEETEESGQLVVFTKLCEVLSFCTENSLSSMTADSIISLSCFLLRHDAVPALCQRLMAIKYLDVAEQCLQALEKISWEQPLACLQVGDGCTEFYRFLLNKHSCKIASNMYVSFEIFCVTFTALQCLFNYVFLCSAQIDLLFFSRPSIYLSYLFVPL from the exons ATGAATTCTACTAATTCTAGTGCTAAAACCGGTGACCATGATATGGATACTACATCTTCTGCTTCGGCCTCTAGCCGGTCTGAGGGAGAGCCCGAAAAGGATTCAACATATGGGTCTTGTGACTCTGATGATGCAGAGCAAAGACACTCTAAGCTTAGAGACTATCAGAGGCGAAGAACTTCTGGTGATCGTGAAAAATTCAAGAGGATCTTATTAGTTTTGAATGAAGAAACAGAGGAGTCTGGGCAGTTAGTCGTGTTTACAAAGCTATGTGAAGTGTTGTCATTTTGTACAGAGAATTCACTTTCTAGCATGACAGCTGACTCCATTATCTCCTTATCTT GTTTTCTGCTCCGACATGATGCAGTTCCTGCTCTTTGTCAAAGACTGATGGCAATTAAATACTTGGATGTGGCGGAGCAG TGTCTGCAAGCATTGGAGAAAATATCGTGGGAGCAGCCACTCGCTTGTTTGCAGGTTGGTGATGgttgtactgaattttatcGATTTCTTCTCAACAAGCATTCATGTAAGATTGCATCTAATATGTATGTGagctttgaaattttttgtgTCACGTTTACTGCATTGCAATGCCTTTTTAATTATGTATTCCTATGCAGTGCTCAAAttgatttactttttttttcgagACCTAGCATTTATTTAAGTTATTTATTTGTTCCACTGTGA
- the LOC115714904 gene encoding protein BOLA2, giving the protein MGVTKEQVHSTLTSKLSPIHLEVIDTSGGCGASFAVEIVSEQFEGKRLLERHRLVNGALAEEMKDIHALSIKKALTPEQWKQQQESENSKTAA; this is encoded by the exons ATGGGTGTTACAAAGGAACAAGTTCACTCTACTTTGACCTCCAAATTGAGCCCTATACATCTT gAAGTAATCGATACATCGGGAGG ATGCGGTGCAAGCTTTGCTGTTGAAATTGTCTCAGAACAATTTGAAGGGAAGAGGTTACTGGAAAGACATAGACTTGTCAATGGTGCTTTGGCAGAAGAGATGAAGGACATTCATGCCCTTTCAATTAAGAAAGCTCTCACGCCAGAGCAATGGAAACAACAGCAAGAGTCTGAAAATTCAAAAACTGCAGCTTAA